In Erigeron canadensis isolate Cc75 chromosome 8, C_canadensis_v1, whole genome shotgun sequence, the DNA window CGTCTATATTAGTAATTTTAAGATTGgattacttttaattttttaaatgcaAAAAAAGGTCGAATTTATTACAACAAAAGTACAAAACTAATCATTTACATCAATATTCATAATGTGTATTGAACTTTAGTCCCGTACATTGTATGTAATATACTTTTAAATCTTGTACATTGTATGTATTTGATTAGTCAAGTTGGGGTAATGTTGACCCTTAAATGACAATCAAGTACCAAATCTTTGAATcttgtcttttattttcatcaaaatgCCAATATTAcgctaacatgactagtcatgttagaaGTAACTTGAGGGAATTCCTTCCCATTTTAGAATGTAAACAACTCTACACGAATTGTCATAATGTGTATCGAACTTCAATGtcgtgcattgtatgtaatgaactttcaaatcatgtgtattgtatgtattcgGGTATATGTGAGGAAGAAAGTAGTTGGACAATTGTATACACGAGGGTACATTAGTCTTATAGGAATTGGCAATCATATAAGCcgtcacttgtaagttttttattacacgaatacatacaatgcacaagatttgaaagttcattacatacaatgcacgaGATTGAAACTCGATACACACTACgacaattcgtgtaaagttgtttacatttttagtTACTAATTCCTATCTTTAATTAGCTTTGATATAATTTTAAAGTGTAAAGTATATTGGTTTCTTCATAGTTATAAATGTATACATCAATCTTTTTTTAGCCataattgtaataataaaaatgtgtGAAATTTTTATTAGTGTTAATGTAATTTCATGCATTATTTGGTATTTGTTCGATGATCATGCATTGAATTATTTAATAGAGTATATAAGAACTTATCTGTTTAAAGAACGAATTTAAACTTATGATCCTTTTGCCGACCTCGTAATAGCACCGTACTAAATTCTATCTAAACGATAAGTTTATATAATCTTAAATTAGTTGTTGTATAGTGACATCTTTTTACATGTGACCTCATGCCACCCTTAAATTGTGTACTTTAACTCGATCACATGccaaagaaaatataaatatatctgcACATTTCACCACAGCCTTATATCAGATACGAGTAAAAACTCTATATTTCAATAAAGGAAAATAATATTAATcgatttattttcattttagaaaataaaactaTAGATAATATTAAACTATGGGATGTGTATGAGCTGAAAGCAACTGATAACACGTAAGTTTAAGTCTATCCATTTATTGAATaccttttataattttgttttaataattaaaacttttcaCTAGATCTTTATGTCTAAGTCAAATACTACACGAAATAATGAAGAGTGAAATATTGGtaataattattgtttattgaTCTTTCCTTTTATAGTGCCACACAATTTGCAGTTGATTTTACATGTTGATATTTACATAAATCTTGCATTCTTGCCCCTTACTTTGTTTAATTGACATATAACCCCTACTTTacaattttactttatatatgcCTCACACATGATTTTACATATTCATTTTAACAATGTCGTAGAATTAATACACTTTCTTCATATTCAAAAGCTACAAAGCAAATATGGATATACAAATATGATCATAGCCAAcgaataaagttttttttcttattcaaaTTACTTTAAAAAACGAGTCTTTTATTCAGATATGTATGATCTAATAGAGTATTATTGTGAgcgtttttcaaatgtttttgttaGTGACTTGTAAATCTTATGATGATTTCTATAATAATATCAAAACGTATGACCATTGAGTTATATTTAATGATGATTTAGAAGTTTGTTATATGTGAAAACAAAATAAGATCGATTATTAGGACGAAAGGAGTCGTGACTAATTCGATTTTTCCCAATTTGACACATCGCATTTACACAATAAAAAATCTTCAATTTAAACTCCCCAATTATCAAACTTTACCATTTTGGTAAGAGCTGTATTACCAAACTTTGTAAATCTTCTTTTaaccaataaaaagaaaacgCATCTCTCTCACCTCCATTTATATCTCTTTCACCTATAGCTCCTTCAATAGTATATAGTGactaaaaaataacttttggTCTCCAAAAATCTGAagtcttaattttttttgtataacgGACTTATAGTTTGGACTTCGAAGCTAGATATCAACTTGATCATACTATAATAAGCTGGTCGAAATAATAAATGGACAACCCTCACCGTAAAAGAAAATAGAGCATGATCAAATTATTATTACACccgttaaagaaaaaaaaacccgttttatttttcttttattttctttcacaaTAACAGGTATCCAAGTACATAAAATAAgctaccttttttttattttaatttgtatattaaTGAACTAGGACCCAAAATCGATCTCGATTAAGGCCTACAAAATTCTTAAGTCGACACTGTTATCGTTTCTcatgttttttttctcttatcgATGAACTTAATCAAATATAGTCACCGAATTGCTTCACCAAGGTGTTGCGACATTGTTACCGAGCAACCCGATTCGGCGCCAACAATTTACCGACACCATTTCCTTCGCCTTTATGATCATGATTTATAACAAAGCTAAAACAAATATCATAACTTTATAAAACCGTTCTTGAAGTACCAAAAAGTAACATTTAAAAGAATCAAGAAGCCGACATTAATGTCAATAATGCAATACTCCAGGAATCATTATTGTAATGTAATTCACTATTTACcaaaattttaaacatttacTTTAACtccctcaaatttcaaccaatatCTCTATTACGCCCCTCAAACTTTCTTTCTCAAGCGTTGACCGTCTAATCATATGTGTGTAATATTAGCACACAACAGTAAATAGTCTagagtgtttgtgtgtgttttatagTCTCTTCACAGTATCTTTGTACGTGagaaatatatacattattcatacacatatagatatagaagagaTACATagggggagagagagagagggacaAAAGCTATCACTTTCCCAAGAAATCTCACATTTTTTTTGCTCAATCTTATTGCTTTTAAATCTTTAACAAAAcccatatttttatttttacaaaacccCATTATTTTCTGATGGGTCAATATTGCTGGAAAAGATGAAGATCACCGGAAAAACCGATTTACCGGCTATCATTTCATCAAAAGTTTTGAACTTTAACCCAGATTCGGATCTTTTACAGAAACCCATTTTGAAAATACAAAATAGCCGGAAAATCCGGAACTCCGGCAGTGGGGTCCGGGTAAAAAGAGACGGCGTGAAAAAGGGGTCTCGGCCGGAGACACCGTTGCTCCGGTGGAAGTTTGGTAAAGATGATGAGGGTgagaaagatattgaagttgaAAGTGAAAAGATGCCGGATTCTGGCCGGAAAAATGGCCGGAAAGTGAGAAGAGGGAAAGATTTGACCGGAACTGTGTCGGCTAGGAAGTTGGCTGCTGGACTGTGGCGATTGCAGCTCCCGGAAGCTATTGTTGCCGGCGGTcctggcggcggcggcggcggtggcgagTTGTGTAATGTTCCAAAGAATAATGGGTTTGTATTTCAGGTATAAATTTCTAATGTTTTTGcttttatatttgatattttaaggGTTTTGCAATGTAATTAAactaaaattagggtttttaaatCTGTATACATCACGGtttaaaattatttgtacaGGACGGTCATTTTTGTCGCAGGATATTATATTGCATTTTAAGTGAAATCGATTTATTTTTGTGTTCTTAACTTAAATTGAATCTGATATTAAAtctatgttttttctttatataatttacTGTTGAACGACTAGTGTATCTATAGGTACTCAAAGAATACTAATTTAGGGCAGACTGAAAATGTAAATGCAAATTACTGTGTATGGTATCGAAATGTTGTATAAATTCAACCACTGGATTTATAAAAACATGTAGTTTTTACAAAATTCACACATCAAATGCAAACAGGATGTCCATTCAAGATCTTTGTCATGAAAAAAGTATGCATTTGACTTGTGAGTGTTTGTCAGGTGTCTCTTTAACTGCAGTGGTGAAAAAATTCGTTCTTTATGAGTAAAATTGATATAAAGTGTGAGGTTAGATTATAATCGTGATGTTTGACTTGAAACATTTGGTGGAATCTTGATGTTGATTTGTAGAACAGATATATACATTCTTTAAAAAACGATGGAGTTCACTTTTTGTTCTAATATATGCAGCCTGCTATCGATCATTCGGGGATCCATTCTCCTGCCCGTCATAACAGGAAATCATTTGATTCTCATATGAAAGAAGTGCCACAGAGCCCTAATTCTGTTACCGGATCAAGAAATAAGTTCCTTCACAAGGTAGTGATCACTCACGAAACTTCCATAATGATACTATCCATAAAGTTAACCAATTGAGAATAATGTGTAGTACTTGTACTTTGAGTGCCGAACTTGTATTTCCCAAATTAATGCTCTTTATGCTAGTACTTATTAATGTACTAATCGATTTTATCTTAAAGTTAGCATACTTCCATATCAATTTAAATGTGAAGTTTTTTGTTTGGCATTTAAAGTCCTAGTAGACCTCTAATATAGATTGAGTATTGAGATGTACAAAAATCATAGGTCCTATTTTTATCCGTTGATAAATGTTTTCTTATCTCGTGTTCCATTTTTACGGCCACCGGGGATCTCATTTATGTGTCAATAAACAAAGATGGGGTCCAAACATTGGAGAATGGAGGAAAATTCTATAAGCATATACAACTATAATAATGAATTTGcattatataaatgatttgaAAAATAATCAGAATCATTCATTGATTACAAATAGGTATGCagttttcatatataattacaCATTCAGGTTTCTTACATTTTACCTGATTAAATTGAACTCAAAATGAACCAAATGATGCTAACACTTGATAGCAGTTTTAACGCACATCTAAGTCTAAAAATCCCCTTAGTCTATAGATGGGTTATGTGgtctatttaatatatgttcTTATAGATGCTATTTGACATCTGAACTGATCATTGTTGTGGACAAGTATAATTATGAGGTCCCTTATTTGGTGTACAATATGAGAATTTGTTTGACAGTTGTATCAAGTGATGGTATTATGTTGCTCACacgttttgatttttagttctCGAAAACAATCTTTCTTGAATAGGAACTAGCTGACCCTTGTTCTACTTTCAGCTTGAGCCAACGTTCCATTTTTCCAACTCTGCTATGGAAGGGGCAACAAAGTGGGACCCAGCATCGTGGAAAGCATCTGAAGACGTAAGACATATCTATGGTGAGTCAAAGCATCTGGAGGCGCAAGTAGGAGCTGTGTCAATGGTGTCGGTGCTTGAATCAGAACTTGAAACGGCTCGAGCTCGTATTAATGATCTTGAAAACGAACGGCGTTCATCAAAAAAGAAACTGGAACAGTTTTTAAAGAAGCTCAATGAAGAACGAGCCTCGTGGAGGAGTCGAGAACACGAAAAGATCCGTGCAGTTATTGATGACATAAAAGGTGAGTTaaatagagagagaaaaaacagacaaagaatggaaatagtgaatTCAAAGTTGGTCAATGAGTTGGCCGATGCCAAGTTATCAGCCAAACGTTTCATGCAAGATTATGAAAAGGAACGAAAAGCAAGAGAATTGATCGAGGAGGTATGTGATGAGTTAGCTAAAGAAATAGGTGAAGATAAAGCGGAAGTGGAAGCTTTAAAACGGGAGTCCATGAAAATGAGGGAAGAAGTTGATGATGAGAGGAAAATGTTACAAATGGCTGAAGTTTGGCGTGAAGAACGTGTGCAAATGAAGCTCATTGATGCAAAAGTGACACTTGAAGACAAATTTAGTTATATGAACAAGCTCATAATGGATCTTGAAACTTTCTTGGGTTCAAAAAGCACGAATCTTGATATAGAAGAGATAAAACGGGCTGAGACCCTTAAACAGTGTGCCAATTCAGTTAATATTCAAGAGATTAGTGAGTTTAAATATGAGCCCGCAAACCCGGATGACATATTTTCAGTTTTTGAAGAGGTTAATTTTGGGGAAATGAATGGGAAGGAGATTGAAAAAGATGATAACCATAGACATTCTTCTGGTTATTATGATCAAAATGGTGCTGTTGAAGATGAAGACGACGAGGATGATGAGAGCGGGTGGGAAACTGTGAGCCATGTTGAGGATCAGGGTTCAAATTATTCAGCCAATGAGAGTGATCCATCTGTCACAAACCATCACCAAAGAGAATGGGAAGAAAATGACGGGACCCCAATTACCGAAATAACCGAAGTATGTGCGGTACCTAGTAAACATCCCAAAAAGGGATCTTCGATATCTCGTTTATGGAGATCATCCTATTCTGGTGAAAATTGCAAGATAATATCAGTGGAAGGGTTAAACGGGCGTCTTTCAAATGGAACCCACCTTTCCAATGTGACCCACCTTTCACCTGACCGGTTCTCGGGGGCTAGTGCCTCCGACTGGAGTTGTTCACCCGGGTCAGGCAGCAACCCACACATTACAAAAGGGATGAAGGGGTGCATCGAATGGCCACGTGGTGTTATGCAGAAAAACAGTTTAAAAGCAAAACTTTTGGAAGCAAGAATGGAAAGTCAAAAGATACAGTTGCGCCAAGTCTTAAAGCAGAAGATATGAAGGTAAAACACGAGTTAGTGTGAATAAAATGTGTACAAGTTTTCGCATGCCTGAGCTCGTGTTTTGAATAATGATCGCGGAGGAAGGAGGAGGTATGATTTGGGTTATTATTGGTAATCTTTGCAGGTGATTCTTGGAGAAGAAGTGTACAATTTTCAATCATGAGCATCCATTTTGTGGGAAGATTAATTCATGCTCAAGAAGCTGCaatattgttttttactttcttcCTGTTGTAGGATATTATAATGTGACATATTAAATCAAATTGGGACCTTTATCGTTTTAGCAATCTAGTCTTTTTAGCACGTATATCTCCCCGTAGGCCTTTTTCTCCCTTCAGTTCCTGCTATCCTCCAGTCCAGATTCCAGATTATGTGCATAAAATCTTTAGACTAATGGAAAATTACCACTTTTTAAAGTCAAATTTCTGATGAAGTGAATCAATATCCCGAACCCGAAGTTTAATTGAAATTCACTACATTATGAACTTGTACATTGAAGTGGTTAAGGTAAAGTGGGTAAAGC includes these proteins:
- the LOC122578189 gene encoding uncharacterized protein LOC122578189, which codes for MKITGKTDLPAIISSKVLNFNPDSDLLQKPILKIQNSRKIRNSGSGVRVKRDGVKKGSRPETPLLRWKFGKDDEGEKDIEVESEKMPDSGRKNGRKVRRGKDLTGTVSARKLAAGLWRLQLPEAIVAGGPGGGGGGGELCNVPKNNGFVFQPAIDHSGIHSPARHNRKSFDSHMKEVPQSPNSVTGSRNKFLHKLEPTFHFSNSAMEGATKWDPASWKASEDVRHIYGESKHLEAQVGAVSMVSVLESELETARARINDLENERRSSKKKLEQFLKKLNEERASWRSREHEKIRAVIDDIKGELNRERKNRQRMEIVNSKLVNELADAKLSAKRFMQDYEKERKARELIEEVCDELAKEIGEDKAEVEALKRESMKMREEVDDERKMLQMAEVWREERVQMKLIDAKVTLEDKFSYMNKLIMDLETFLGSKSTNLDIEEIKRAETLKQCANSVNIQEISEFKYEPANPDDIFSVFEEVNFGEMNGKEIEKDDNHRHSSGYYDQNGAVEDEDDEDDESGWETVSHVEDQGSNYSANESDPSVTNHHQREWEENDGTPITEITEVCAVPSKHPKKGSSISRLWRSSYSGENCKIISVEGLNGRLSNGTHLSNVTHLSPDRFSGASASDWSCSPGSGSNPHITKGMKGCIEWPRGVMQKNSLKAKLLEARMESQKIQLRQVLKQKI